Proteins found in one Nostoc sp. NIES-3756 genomic segment:
- a CDS encoding 2-isopropylmalate synthase, translating to MTTNPERIIIFDTTLRDGEQCPGATLNIDEKLAIAKQLARLGVDIIEAGFAFASPGDFEAVHKIAQTVGTETGPVICSLARARHDDIKAAAEAIKPAAKGRIHTFIATSDIHLKYKLKKTRPEVIAIAEEMVAYAKSFTDDVEFSPEDAGRSDPEFLYQVLERAIAAGATTINIPDTVGYTTPSEFGAIIKGIKENVPNIDQAIISVHGHNDLGLAVANFLEAVKNGARQLECTINGIGERAGNAALEELVMALHVRRQYFNPFLGRQANSEEPLTNIDTKQIYKTSRLVSNLTGMLVQPNKAIVGANAFAHESGIHQDGVLKNKLTYEIMDAQLIGLTDNQIVLGKHSGRNAFRTRLKELGFELSETELNKAFVRFKEVADKKKEISDWDLEAIVNDEIQQAPDLFRVELVQVSCGSNARPTATVTLRTPDGEELTDAAIGTGPVDAVYKAINRVVNVPNQLIEFSVQSVTAGIDAIGEVTIRLRYESRVFSGHAANTDIIVASAQAYVNALNRLYAALQTQDKQTEVTA from the coding sequence ATGACAACTAATCCAGAAAGAATCATTATTTTTGATACAACACTGCGAGATGGTGAACAGTGTCCAGGTGCAACACTCAACATAGATGAAAAATTAGCGATCGCTAAACAATTAGCCAGATTAGGTGTAGATATAATTGAAGCTGGTTTTGCTTTCGCCAGCCCTGGAGATTTTGAAGCTGTTCATAAAATTGCCCAAACTGTCGGGACAGAAACAGGCCCCGTCATTTGTAGTTTGGCTAGGGCAAGGCATGATGATATTAAAGCCGCAGCCGAGGCAATAAAACCAGCCGCTAAAGGTAGAATCCACACCTTTATTGCCACCTCTGATATTCACCTCAAGTACAAGCTCAAAAAAACCAGACCAGAAGTGATTGCAATCGCCGAGGAAATGGTAGCTTATGCTAAGAGTTTCACCGATGATGTGGAATTTTCCCCAGAAGATGCGGGACGTTCCGATCCAGAATTTTTGTATCAGGTATTAGAGAGAGCGATCGCCGCAGGTGCAACAACAATTAACATTCCCGATACTGTTGGTTACACCACACCTAGCGAATTTGGCGCAATAATTAAGGGCATCAAAGAAAATGTCCCCAACATCGACCAAGCAATTATTTCCGTTCACGGACACAACGATTTAGGCTTGGCAGTTGCCAACTTCTTAGAAGCAGTAAAAAATGGTGCAAGACAGTTAGAATGTACCATCAATGGCATAGGTGAACGGGCAGGAAATGCCGCCTTAGAAGAATTAGTCATGGCGTTACATGTGCGCCGCCAGTATTTTAACCCCTTCTTAGGTAGACAAGCAAATTCCGAAGAACCCCTGACAAATATCGACACCAAGCAAATCTATAAAACCTCCCGCTTGGTTTCTAACTTAACAGGAATGTTAGTCCAACCTAATAAAGCAATTGTTGGCGCTAACGCCTTTGCCCATGAATCAGGTATTCACCAAGATGGGGTATTAAAAAATAAACTCACCTACGAAATTATGGATGCCCAATTGATTGGCTTAACAGACAATCAAATAGTTTTGGGTAAACATTCTGGGCGAAATGCTTTCCGTACCCGCTTGAAAGAATTAGGCTTTGAACTATCAGAAACCGAACTCAATAAAGCCTTTGTCAGATTTAAAGAAGTTGCTGACAAAAAGAAAGAAATTTCTGATTGGGACTTGGAAGCAATTGTCAACGATGAAATTCAACAAGCACCCGATTTATTCCGCGTAGAATTAGTACAAGTTTCCTGCGGTAGCAACGCCCGTCCCACCGCAACCGTCACACTGCGTACCCCAGACGGCGAAGAACTCACAGACGCAGCCATTGGTACAGGGCCAGTAGACGCGGTGTATAAAGCAATTAACCGTGTAGTGAACGTACCCAACCAATTGATTGAATTTTCTGTGCAGTCAGTAACAGCCGGAATAGATGCAATTGGCGAAGTTACCATCCGCCTACGGTATGAATCAAGAGTCTTTTCCGGTCATGCAGCTAACACAGATATCATAGTTGCTTCGGCCCAAGCTTACGTTAACGCCTTAAATCGTCTATACGCAGCCTTGCAGACTCAAGACAAGCAAACAGAAGTCACTGCATAG
- the dapF gene encoding diaminopimelate epimerase: MNHQDLLFALTPEIIKIICERNFGIGSDGILLGPLPSEKAQFALRIFNPDGSEAEKSGNGLRIFSRYLWDIELVDDKPFSIETLGGIVQSVIQDAGKTVQVEMGKVSFWSSDIPVLGDKREVIQESISIGDETCIFCAATIGNPHCVILLTEVNADIAKKYGSILETHPFFPNRTNVQFLKVIDRNTIQIEIWERGAGYTLASGSSSSAAAAVAHKLGLCDASITVKMPGGEILIQVNDDFKISMTGSVTKVAQGELSAEVFSL, translated from the coding sequence ATTAATCACCAGGATTTATTATTTGCACTTACCCCGGAAATAATTAAGATAATCTGCGAGCGCAATTTTGGCATTGGCTCTGATGGTATTCTTTTGGGGCCGTTACCATCAGAAAAAGCACAATTCGCTTTACGCATTTTCAACCCAGACGGCAGTGAAGCAGAAAAAAGTGGTAATGGACTGCGAATTTTCTCCCGTTACTTATGGGATATAGAACTAGTTGACGACAAACCTTTCTCAATTGAAACCTTAGGTGGAATAGTTCAATCCGTTATTCAAGATGCGGGGAAAACAGTTCAAGTAGAAATGGGAAAAGTTAGCTTTTGGAGTAGTGATATTCCAGTATTGGGAGATAAGCGAGAAGTAATTCAAGAATCAATTAGTATTGGCGATGAAACTTGTATATTTTGTGCAGCAACAATTGGCAACCCACATTGTGTAATTCTCTTAACAGAAGTTAATGCCGACATTGCTAAAAAGTATGGGTCAATATTAGAAACTCATCCCTTTTTTCCCAACCGAACTAATGTTCAATTCCTGAAAGTTATTGATAGGAATACCATTCAAATTGAAATTTGGGAAAGAGGCGCTGGCTATACTCTCGCTTCAGGTAGCAGCAGTAGTGCGGCGGCGGCTGTCGCCCATAAATTAGGTTTGTGTGATGCTTCTATTACGGTAAAAATGCCTGGGGGAGAAATATTAATTCAAGTAAACGATGATTTTAAAATTTCTATGACGGGTTCTGTAACTAAGGTAGCCCAAGGTGAATTATCAGCAGAAGTATTTTCGCTATAA
- a CDS encoding IS110 family transposase — MIRVLGLDVSKSSVSACLLTEKPALPRQFYYECQFYRFSADSAGIKSLLALNADIALMEPTGSNYSKLWGTHLARSGVEVRLVGHKELKNYRASHLALPDKDDDADSLALACYYFDYHADQSRFVQIRDFTIVKIRELVLRLCHLNRVQSPIINRIRQDLAWQFPEVALVKSKRRFDGAEVPLLWGWLAGERKSKRYERLYEKTAGLGITDTVRYHAQRLCNLQREEIAIEQELKKLLADARFEPYREVFHRFAFGQRLTAVIISQIYPLSGFLGEDGKPEVRIRKGRNSKKPTKRHLSLRRFQKALGVAPSLEASGDKRRTKVVGGSDLCRKALWQWVYTILEPKQCRSKNEITQTLSEKLLTEKAAGRPIKLVRMKIAAIGARLLFRELVKAMTNDQ, encoded by the coding sequence ATGATTAGAGTTCTGGGACTTGATGTAAGCAAGTCCTCAGTTTCGGCTTGTCTTTTAACAGAGAAGCCAGCTTTACCACGTCAATTTTATTATGAATGTCAGTTCTATCGGTTCAGTGCCGACAGCGCCGGAATTAAATCACTGCTGGCACTTAACGCTGACATAGCACTCATGGAGCCGACCGGCTCAAATTACTCTAAACTTTGGGGTACACATTTAGCCCGTTCTGGGGTTGAAGTGCGGTTAGTGGGGCATAAAGAATTAAAAAACTACCGCGCCTCACACCTAGCTTTACCAGACAAGGATGATGATGCTGATTCGTTAGCCCTGGCTTGCTACTACTTTGATTATCACGCTGATCAAAGTCGATTTGTACAAATTCGAGATTTTACGATCGTAAAAATCCGTGAGTTAGTTTTGCGGCTGTGTCACCTTAACCGTGTACAGTCGCCAATCATTAACCGAATCCGTCAAGACCTGGCGTGGCAGTTCCCTGAAGTTGCTTTAGTTAAGTCAAAACGGAGATTTGACGGGGCTGAAGTGCCTTTACTGTGGGGTTGGTTAGCTGGTGAACGTAAAAGCAAGCGGTACGAGCGATTGTATGAAAAGACGGCTGGACTAGGCATTACAGACACGGTACGTTACCACGCGCAGCGCTTGTGTAACTTGCAACGTGAAGAAATCGCCATAGAGCAAGAGTTAAAGAAATTGCTTGCTGATGCTAGGTTTGAGCCATACCGTGAAGTTTTCCACAGGTTCGCGTTTGGTCAGAGACTAACGGCTGTTATCATCTCCCAAATTTACCCATTGTCAGGATTTTTAGGGGAAGACGGTAAACCCGAAGTCAGAATCCGCAAGGGTCGTAACTCGAAAAAACCCACTAAACGCCACTTATCGCTGAGGAGATTTCAGAAAGCTTTGGGAGTTGCTCCCAGCCTGGAGGCATCCGGCGATAAGCGCAGAACTAAAGTAGTTGGTGGTTCTGACTTGTGTAGAAAAGCCCTATGGCAGTGGGTGTACACCATTCTTGAGCCTAAACAATGTCGTTCAAAAAACGAAATTACTCAAACCTTGAGTGAAAAGTTGCTGACAGAAAAGGCAGCCGGACGGCCCATCAAACTGGTGAGAATGAAAATTGCGGCGATTGGAGCAAGGTTACTGTTTAGGGAATTGGTAAAGGCAATGACCAATGACCAATGA